The sequence below is a genomic window from Lytechinus pictus isolate F3 Inbred chromosome 6, Lp3.0, whole genome shotgun sequence.
GACTAAATTTGGAACAGTCGTGTGTGAAAGAGAGTAATAATGTGTTACCCACTCTAAATTggcaataaaatgaaaataatatcactatttaaaaatgcaaattggcAATGTTCCATCAAAGTGTTActtttatcattcattttggcTTGTGCTAtatccatatttcattttttcaaagtaTGAAAATGAGTAGAAAATGAATGATTGTTGCCACTTTGAGGTTGCCAATTTGTGGAGCAAAAGAAGATTAATTTGACCTTGTGAAACCTGGGTCCTGTCTTCAATaggttagtgattgatcgtaggCTTGATTTTTCACGATTAATCGTACATTGTCATCAATGCAGTCAATGGTAAAAAGAGTTTCAACGTTGATTGCTCAGCTTTGTGTTGCGAGTCCTTGGGCTAAGGATCGGTAGGAGATAATATGGGGGTGATGGGCttattaaaatatcatttcgaacaaataaaaggaaatgaagATGGAATGTGCtgtaagaaagaaaataagggTCAGGAGAGGATGATGAGACTAGATTCGGAAGGGGGATTTTATTAGTTGGATGATAATAACTGCTTCTCATAAAACGTGGAGCGTTTTGGCCccgtggattagtcttcggactttgaaacagagggtcgtgggttcgaatcccagccatggcgtaatttccttcagcaagaaactggtccacaatgtgctgcactcaacccaggtgaggtaaatgggtaccggtaggaagtaattccctaaaaagctgtgtgcgctatgaacgcctagcttagccgggtaatataggagcgccttgagcacctaacaaggtggatatgtgcgcaaaataaataccctatattattattattattatatatttcttatagaaatgtaatatttttcgTAGTTTACAAAGTGAATTAGAacatgtagtaggtccatgattagaAGAACATTTTACCAGAACACTATAGTTctgaaaaaagaaatcatctCAGTTCATTGGTGAAAAATAGATCATGCCTATTTAATTGTGTTCATAAAGTTTGCTTAGGTTGACAAAATATTGAACACAAAAATAAACTAAagtagaaataaatgaaaatgtgtatgAATTAATCAAAATCGATTCCCATTTAAGAGAATATATGAAATGAATGTAACTATCTGTTATTAATTGCATTTgatatttaatgtatttttttcttgttttccatTCCCCATCCAACCCCCTTCCCCCCTTCTTCATCTCTACTTCTCTACATATTCCTCGCCACTTAATATCTATCTACCTTTGTTTTCCATCCTCTTTTCTTCTGTTTGCCTCATTgctccatctatccatccatccatctttaTTCTACCCGATCCTTTTCTATCTTTGTGGGTTATTCCTCTTCACCTAATTTctatttttcactttttctctTCTGAGAACACCTTTTCTACATCCTcctgtctctccctctctctctttctctctgtttttGTCCAATGTTCTTCAATTCTGTTCTCCCCTTTTGCCCTTTCTTTATCGATGTTGTTATCTATCTTCATATTTTTCGCCTGTATTTTTGTTATGGCCTTTCATTTTGGATTTTTAccatatatttctttcttctctaTGTTTCCTTTCTTCATCTTTTCCATGTTCTCTtgctctttctctcttcatctGTTTCCATTATATCTCCTTATCGTTTTGTTCTTTACTTTTCTGCCTTTATATTTCTTGTGTCTCCTCATCTGTATCTATTGCTGCTTTCCCACCTATTTTGTGAATATCctctgcctctctctctctctctctctcccctcatTCCTTTGCTGATTCTTCTGTGTCCTTTCCCATCAAATTTCTTCAtatttcttctgtctttctgtcTTCGACTCTACCCCTCCTACCGCTTCCCTCCTTCCACCGTTTGCGCTCCGACACATCCTATCACCTTTCTACCCTACTTCCTGATCCACACCCTTTCCCCATTTGCCCTCTTACCTCCCTACAATGTTTCTTATCCTACTACTCCCCCACCGCTTATTCCCTCCTAACTCCTTGCGCCCTCCTACCACCTTGCCTCTCCTACCATCCCCTACAACCGATCCCCTCCTACCGCCTTCTACCAACTTCTCCCTCCtactaccccctcccccctctttcATTTTACCTCTACCACCAACCCCTCCTACACCTTTCCCCTCCTACCACCCTAACCCCCACCACCAACCCCCTCCTACCACTACCCCCACCCATAAACCCTCTCCTATCTCGAACCCTCTACTACCACCAACACCCTTGTATCCATCTTGCTTCTACCACCAACCCCTTCCTACCATCAACCCCATTCTACCATCATCCCCTCCTACTTCCATCCCCTCCGACCACATTCCCCCTACTACCACTTTACCCCACCCATAAACCTTCTCCCATCTCGAACCCTCTACTACCACCAACACCCTTGTATCCATCTTACTTCTACCACCAACCCCCTCCTACCCACTCCCCTACCACTTCACCCTTCCAACCCCCTCCTACCACATTTCCCCTACTACCACTTTATCCCCTCCCGTAAACCCTCTCCTACCACCAACCCTCTACTACGACCTTGTCTCTCCTACCATCAACCACCTTTTATCTATCTTCTACCACATACCTCCTACcactcaacccccccccccccaccaccctCAACATCACTCCTCCCACCTTACCTTTTCCCCTTTCAGCCTTGGTAAATATGCAGCCCTCAACGGCAACGTGTTCTGCAAGCCCCACTTCAAGCAGATGTTCAAGTTAAAAGGGAACTACAACTTCTCCAACCAGGCAACTTCTCCCCGCCAAGCCACCAACGGCGTATCTACAGGTATACGTCATTCTAACACCAATCTCACCTCACGCAAATATTAGAAATGCCGTTTCCTAACCCTGGAAATGTCTTCATGCATATAACACCCCCTTCGAGATAAGATCGGTTTACTGAACCATCCGAATTTATGAGAGAATTTTTAATCGGCGATCTGGCTAGCAATACGTTGCGAGTGTTTAACGCATTTGTGATGAAAGAAAATTGATGaacatgtttttgttttaatgaaaaaaaccTTATAACAAGAATTTGAGTGGTCAGTAAACCAATCTTTATATACTTTAAAGCAGAATTTTACTAGTTCATCACTTCCAGTTATAAGGGCAGTCTCCTGTCCTGGCTTCTATAATAAAACTTTAATTTCTAAAAATCAAGCTCTGTAACCAGTTTGCGGCTATATTGACGTTAAAGTAGTCCAGAAATATCTAATAATATCTATCTTAACCTGACGTTACCATCTCAGTTTCTGATCATTGTCAGTCTTTAcaattttgaggaaattttaatgaaatgtaaaGCAGTTCCTTTGCTGTACAATATCGGTGCAAGAAGACTGGTAGTGATGTGCTaggccatgtttttttttgtacttaCGGCCTTTTAACGATTACACTCCCATTTGCTGTCTGCATGCAAAGTAACTATCACCAATCAATTACCGCTCACCAATTACATTATTAATTGCAAAATAGATTATATAATAAGTGAAAGCTAAAAAGATTGGTAAATGTATCTTTGAATCTTTAAGGAATTTACTTTGGATCTTTGAATTGTTGATTCATGTAGAGTATATTACCACTCACAGAGTATACTCATACATTGGATACAGACAaggattttattattttttttttagtctatGCATGAAAACGTATTCAATTCCATTCTTTGGAGAGGAGGCATGTAGTGTGTTTTAttcatttgagaaaaaaaatagagacaAATCAAGTGTTATTTTAGTTTGTAAATACTGAAATCCATTCGAATTAGCTATCTTAATGAAAATGCAATGCATTTCTTGCCTTTTGTGCCATAATACTGATgcaagaaaatttttatataacaGAAAACACTAAATAGGCATTTTAACTATTTATGTCGTATGGGAGAAGCATATTGTGTGCTTCagtaaacaaaattgttttccaaaatAGGGGACTCGTCTAATCCCTTTATTAATATAACTCGCCAATGTAGTCCACTTTTAGATGTTTTTTTAGAATTTTTCTTATTAAGAACTCTAccttattttgatatttgcgTGATAGTTGAACCCTTTCTGTGCAACTTGCTTAATTGAAAGAGCGCCCTCTTTAGTTTTAGTCAAGGCATGTCTCAGGCTTTCAACCATTAGTTTTCTCCATTCCTGTTTCTCATTTGGTGGTGGTAAAACTAAATCACTAAATCAAAagagataaaaatataaattcttggtgttttcatttattatcataGTTTGCTTTGGTAAATAAATCAGCAATTTCCACAacaattgaatttatttcaagGTGCTTGCATAgctcaaatcaaatcatatGCCATATGCAGTAGTTTAGCTCTGCATTACATATCAACTGCTTAATTGTGTTCATAATATATTCCATATTTATACCGTATTGTCTCAAACATATTAAGCACGTAAATGTAGCTGTTATTGTCGCATGCATTAAAATCATATCATGACCCAGATCActcatttatattatattatactcATTATTCAATTTTCGtcattttgtatgatttttgtttattatgcCCCTTTTCATTATGTGAAAGGTATTGGGACATTGGGAAATGTATTTGTTACCGTGTATCCACTTGCGGTGTATTATTTATCGTTAGAAATCTAGAAATGAATGGACATGTAGAATTCCTTTATCCTTTGATTCTTCATCAAGACTGTTCCAAGTGCCTTTAATGCCATTTTGCTTCCCAAATTGAGCTATGGTTTTGGAAATGTGGTGTTGCATGTGGCTCCTTGTTTGTGGGAGAGCGAGAGAGACGCTTTGTTCATTATTGTTGGAATGTGCTTTAAGTCCTACTGCATCCCATGTTTTGGTGTGCGTGTTGATTACATGGCTTTGCATGTGGCTCTTCCTGCTGAGGATAGTATGTTCCAGATTTTGCCTTTATGGAGTTGTACCCTTCTGTCACTGAGAATAAGGATGGCATGTATTGACATGGAGTGGTGGTAGAAGGGAATATGTGCTGGGTTGTGTTATTTTATACAATGAAACGCGAATGGTGTTTGAATCTGAGTTTAGATCTTTTACAAGTATCTCAACTCACGGCCTGCATAAGGTCATGTACTTATTGTCAGAAGTAGgacatttttctattttttaaacagtttttcatttatttagcaTTTACTTACCAGCACTTCAAATAAAAACCACACGTACAGATGAGTCCATTTTAAAACACAGTGACTAGTCTTCTCCTGAGGATTtcctttatatcttattttcttctgtttgTTTCAAACCCCCTACTGAGACACTGCAAGATTTTCACCCACAAACATGATTGGTGAAAGAATGGTTGGAATCTTGCAGTGGTTGAGGTGGTAAAGCTCGCACCCTCTCTCTCTGAACTCTAAACACTGAAggggaacatacatgtacttttgggGCAGAATTTATTTGTGCCATGGTTACAATTCCCACATTTTCTTTTACTTCAGTGTTtatgatttttaaatattttttcttcagaacaCTCTAACAAATAAAACACCTCATGATGATATCTGACTCACTTTACATTTCACTGATGTACAAtgccatacatttttttatagttttcatcacaatttttgttttatttcaaaacattaattttatcaATTTCCCATTATCGACACATCATGAATCCAGTGGTGAATTTCTTGGTGGTATATTCacgtattattttttttcagctgaTTTAAATTGTATTCTTTTATAACTTTCCACAAACCAGCCGCTCTGAATCATTTTTTCTCACTAATTAGGCTTACCATCAGTCACATAACCTTTGAATCTGGATAAAAAAGTGTATTTGAACATACACTTCTAATATGGACACTCTTTAATTTAGATCAGCTTAAATCAATTCTTTAATTCAGCATATTTTTGCAATACTACCTTCAGTCAAATTTCACTATTTTTCGCATGGAACACTTGCTAATTTGAGAGTGCAGGCATGGGATTTAGTGCAGTTACAacattcttttcattatttcctttgATTACTGTAAGTAAATTgagtaacaattttttttcatcgatTGTTAAGTCGAGACTTTTTTAAGATGTTACCGTTTTCTTATCTCCTATTGACTTTTtattatatagaaaatgattaATTGACATGATTtacctttttcattttcactccagtttattttttttaatagcagtTACTTATaaaatgattgaattgaatgattAAATTGGATAAATTGAATATAGAACAAAAAATTCTTGTCCTTGTTAAAACATTTTACCATTAAAGGTATTGAAACAGTCATGAAACTATAACATTGGGTAATTTCAATTTGTGTTCCAAGATAAAGTTGTGATTTCAGATTCTAAGTAAATGAAGCCTTTTGAACGTGCTAAATATTTTTCCATCCAAAATGAGAAAATGttatgaatttgtttttttctcttttaaattcAACCAtggaataattattttacccaTTATTGAATCATATTTACCTAGATATTAGTGCGCCCTCTATTTCAGACCAAGAGAACAACTAATGTTACTTGTTGATGACTTTTGAACCCAATCATACATATGCCTGGGTTAAATTTTGCTTTGATGATTGCTTCATGATAAATGTATCATCAAACTAAAAGCAGTCGACAATAAGGCTTACCTATTCCTCTTTGTGGAATAATCTGTCAAATTATCTGTGTTTCATTTCAGATGAGTAAAGGGGATAGCACGTAACCTTGTCTGCCCATCTCATCATAGAGTCTGTACTTTCTTCTTCTTACTGCTACCTTTATAACGGGTTGTGGGCAGGGTCTCCAGAGAAATTGTGTAAAAGAGTAGAGGGGATAGTACAAAGCCTTGCCTGCCCATCATGCCATAGACTCTGTACTACTACGAACTGCTACCTTTGTAGcaaggggttaggggtgggatcTTCCAAGGGGATTTTACGATGGCTGATGGCGCATCCCATATATTGTTTTAATGTCTGACGTGAGCCCCACACTACTCCAAGAGTTCTGACTATGATGAGTGATATCTCATTGTCATTTCGTCATCGAATCTTGGCAACAAGGGCAATATTTTCTTATATCTCCCACCTGAGAGGTTGGGATATAAGAGCTGACACTATTAGATCTAGTTTGATTACAGTAAGCCTTTGGATCTAGTCAAAACATCGATTTGGAAACCTCATCAATCtgcaaacaaaaatgaaatttctacATTGATCATCTTTTGTATGCTGGGACCATACTTTTGCAACCATCACCGAGGGAGTATCGCCTTGGTCAATAGATTATTTTGCAAGAAGGaaagatatattttttgcttGACTTCACATCGAAGATTATTTTGCTGGTGATATTATATAGTAGAcatgatgattattttgcaaGCTGTTTATATATGACATTGCTTTTGGGTGATTATGAATGTTGAAAGAATGTcgtagaaagaaagaatgagaaaaacatgattttgcTACTGGAAATGAATTTAAGAAGCTATTGAATGGGAGCAAGAAAGTGAGAAGgagtgagaaagagagtgagtgagtgaggaTGGTGTAGTGTGAAGATGTTTTTCAATGCAATAAGCGTGAAATACAACAAGGGGAGATGCAAAATTGTAATGTACTTTCTTATTAACTCATAAGAatcttttaattctttttaaatctttaaaataagtGTTTTTAGAATCTGTGTCTCTTGCTATTATCATAGCCTATTGTGCGTACTCTCTGCCTTCATCTCATCATCTGTTTTATGTCCTACATTGTTAGTCTTCCGGCCGAGGCTCTGGAAACACAAAACTTGGCAATTGATCGCAgggcttattttttttattgtttccattGATCATTGCatggaatcaatcataaaaaaatcaatcttatCAATttctcacatacatgtatgtgtttcaGCCCTCTTCGGCTCTGTTACAACTAACACATAGCTTAGCTATTGATCATTGGTTGAGTTAACTGACAGATCAGTCGTAAAAATCAGCCCCACATCAATCGCCAAGCTCTGTGAAAAGGGGCCctggtctctctctctctgtaaaCAAATGGTGTCGGGACACTCTTAGCTTCGCACTCGCTTCAATATACAGAATTACAGCTCACCCGTACTTCGGAAAGGGTTACATTTTCACCGGCATTGTGCAAGTTGCTgtagatataatatttttttaaacatattttagtGAGTTATGGTTCAACTAATTTTTATGTAAGTAAAATTCAAAGATCGGGGACCTGTAACACGAAGCGTAGCAATCATCGTGGAGTGTtcttttttacgattgattgcattaactacaatgtacaattaattgtGAAAATGCACCGTACGaataatcgctaacctttgttttACCGAACCCTGTTTTTAAAGCAGAATGCAGCAGtacatatttgtattttactttttttttcgctgCTATAACAAAAGGGAATGTGGTATATTATATGTTCTTGAGACTGAGTTATAAACTTTTTATGTAGAATGCAATCTCCGTGCACAACGTCggcatattttgtattatttattttgggaGAAATCCCACAGCTTTTATACAACAGGGTCCAAAATGAAAAGACATTTATGCTTGTATAAGTACCTGTACTTTCCATCCACTTATATATATTTGtaggttttaaaaaatgaacaattaaggaaaatcattgaaatttgCTTTATCGTAGGATATCCTTATGTAAGTCTTATTAGAAAATTGACATTTCCATTTTAGATGTGGACAAAGGGAGAAGGAAATGTTCATAATAAATTGAagaatatatttgtataattaagtttataaaaatattaattagtTAAGCTATTAAATGTTTCTAATTGGTTTTGGGGGTGTTTGTATtagacaaaatttgatttgtacatAGCAATAATAGGAATATGCTGTCAGATAATTTATCCTTGATTTATAAGTAGCAACAGTATTATTATCTGCTACATCGGCTCAACAATCGAAAAGTAATTCCACTCTGAGTTATCAGCATTATCCATTATCTTGCCCATATAATGTCTAATGTCTATGCATTTCATACACTCTACCGCTCATTGGTAGCATAACACTGTAAACACTTAAAGTGTTAAGATTAACGCCAGACAGTTTGTGAGAGGAATGCACCCAGCACAAAAATACACCATTGAGTTTGAATGTGACACTGAATAGTGTTCATGTAACAAATGGAATGTGTTATAATAACTCCTATGGGTGTTGAACTAGcaccatgattttaacattGGTGTAAAGTGTTTGGTGCTTTCCTCTCACAACACTGATCGGTCAAGTGTAAACACCATAGCTTTTTTATACTGTGGTTGCAACATCACATTAAAAATGCCTCTATTTCTATGGAAAGTGTTAAAGAAAATCCTCAAGATTGAAGGGtcaatattttcttatattgcCCGGTTATATTAACTGTTTTCCACAAAGAGGGCAATAGCAATGTGCTCTTAACTGCAGGTACTTTGTTCTGTGCGAATAGGTCACCGAAGCATGGCTTGATATTTGAATCCTGCCCTGTACAATACAAATACCCTTTAAGAGGACATTGTGCTACgattgccactctccacccggGTGTTAAATGGAGTTCTGGTTGGAGGAAAGTCATTGGAAGACAGAGGATATAATTCTATATTACAGCTCCACATGGCAATGGTGTAATATTTTGAATGATTGTTCTTGAGATGTACATTGAGTTTCTCCCAGCCAGGCATTTTGACAACCAATATTAAAACGATCACACGGTATTTTTGCTCACTTTCAAATTATATCGACTGTGCATCTCATGCATATTATACTGTGGAGCATTtcatattgatttgtttttacaaAGTACACAAATTAATAGAAACAGTAAGgagtgttgccaatttgaggatggAAGATTACTAGTGAAATCTGCATATCTCTATGGGTTCGTATTATTGTGTTTCTGTTCTGTAACCTAAGATAAATGCACAAAGACTCTTTGGTACGTTTAGAGCAATaatatctcaattttcttccatGATGTAATCAAcacatttatttgttatttaagTTTCATTCTAAATATTTTGCCAGTGCTCTGTCTTTTATATTATTGGCTTCATGCAATATACTTCACCAATTAAGCAATTTTGTGACTTTAagctatttctgaaaattaaAATGTGGCCTTTTCAAAGAAGAATTGGAACCAATTATTACTATATGAACAACAAGTTTGAATATTGAGCTTTGCAAAAATGTATTGCATCAATAATTAAGAATTTAACATAAATTAAAATGGTGGTATATGACCACCAATTATAGCATAATGAAATGGATTTTTATACACATTTTCAAACTTGATGAAGAGCTTAGCACTCAAGACACTTCAGTAATGTTTTGTTATGTTTCTCATTCTCACATGTAATGTCCGATGTATACTTATATGTAATCTAAGGGGTTTTGTTGtttaataaaatgattattGGAGTTTTTCATTAACAGCTTTGTAGTTGTATCTGTTCTTTTAATCTGAAGCATACGAAAGCAAATCGGTGGTTAATATCCAAAAAAGTGGTTCCTTTTGAATAAGCCAGTTCGGACTTCCATTACGCACATGGTCAGAAAAaagtcatttgtactaaagtggcaTGGCGGTTTAATATTTAATGGGatgagcaccaactttgatgtcttgattattcatatattcttctgaattgtgtttttcattacaTCCACATAAAACAATGCGTCCACtagcgactggtatttcacagttggccAAGTCATTGTTATAGCAATATGCTAATGCATTCATgctaatgcattcaaagtagaaatgcaacaaagaCCTTCATTATTCATAGAGCGTTCATTGGTGTGCTTTTCCAGTCACCTGGTCTCTGCAATTtctgcatcctgctatgtaaggcaagcttacgtaatatcttgctttgatatatgcctatcataatgaaagaaatgaaaggtcatttgaccaaaattgcccatgCTGTCACTCCGAACTGGTTTATTcacagcaaaaacaaaaaaagtgagCATTTCATATGCAAGTTATATGCAATACAACAGGGATCACTCAACTATTATTCTCTGAATGTGATCACAGATTTTCCAACCTGAATGTGTTTACCCCAGTTTCGAAATACACTCCTATTtggaatatttgattttttttttggggttaTAATTTTATACCTTGAAATAAAT
It includes:
- the LOC129263864 gene encoding LIM domain-containing protein 2-like, translating into MCIVCNRRVYPMEKITADNVIYHKTCFRCAECKACLSLGKYAALNGNVFCKPHFKQMFKLKGNYNFSNQATSPRQATNGVSTDE